Proteins from one Cicer arietinum cultivar CDC Frontier isolate Library 1 chromosome 3, Cicar.CDCFrontier_v2.0, whole genome shotgun sequence genomic window:
- the LOC101508743 gene encoding uncharacterized protein — translation MDAVTALAQFYDPPFRCFTFKDFQFAPTLEEFKRIMGYPMKGSKPYQYMEHYPSLKTIVETFDIPIKEIEDNRTNKDNLIGFAIKYLEEKAVKLARDGKSDTFMAVLALIAYEIVLFPSIKDFVDFTAIDIFLAYKHRGENPIPTILADIYYTLDFLHQKEGGLICCCSPVLYVWFVKHIFQDMHQLRTKSKKEWANILANLNERRVQWYSWSQDLNEVICKCDVFVDVPLMGTKGCINYSLYVALRQLGYLMTKPSIMDVTKSFVIR, via the coding sequence ATGGATGCCGTTACAGCGTTGGCCCAATTCTATGATCCTCCTTTCAGGTGTTTCACTTTTAAGGACTTTCAGTTTGCCCCAACGTTGGAGGAGTTCAAACGAATAATGGGATATCCGATGAAGGGGAGCAAACCTTACCAATACATGGAACACTATCCCTCACTGAAAACAATTGTTGAAACATTTGATATCCCTATAAAGGAAATAGAAGATAATAGAACCaacaaagataatttgattGGATTCGCAATAAAATATCTTGAAGAGAAAGCAGTAAAATTAGCAAGAGATGGAAAATCAGACACTTTCATGGCTGTGCTCGCCTTAATTGCATATGAAATTGTTTTGTTTCCAAGTATTAAGGACTTTGTGGATTTTACGGCGATAGACATCTTTTTGGCTTACAAGCATAGAGGGGAGAACCCAATACCGACAATTTTGGCTGACATTTACTACACGCTCGACTTCCTTCATCAGAAAGAGGGGGGCCTAATCTGTTGTTGCTCGCCAGTACTCTATGTTTGGTTTGTCAAACATATTTTCCAAGACATGCATCAATTAAGAACTAAGAGCAAAAAGGAATGGGCCAACATTCTAGCAAATCTCAATGAAAGAAGAGTTCAGTGGTACTCCTGGAGTCAAGATTTAAATGAAGTGATTTGTAAATGCGATGTCTTTGTTGATGTTCCCCTCATGGGAACCAAAGGGTGTATAAATTATAGTCTCTATGTGGCATTGAGACAACTGGGTTATCTTATGACAAAACCTTCGATAATGGATGTAACAAAATCTTTTGTCATTCGTTGA